A genomic segment from Streptomyces antibioticus encodes:
- a CDS encoding TIGR03089 family protein, whose amino-acid sequence MNATDRTPADLLRSALAADPSRPLVTFYDDATGERVELSVATFANWVAKTSNLLQDGMSVEPGDRIALLLPAHWQTAVWLLACASVGAVADVGGDPGRADHVVAGPGHFEAGLACGGDRYALSLAPLGRRFVPSPPEGYADYAVEVPTYGDRFAPYAPVDPEAAALVVAGAEYSGAEVVERARAEASGLGLTGPGSRLLSALPYDTWEGLSAGLYGPLASDGSVVLCRNLDQATEDTLTRRIDSERITATAR is encoded by the coding sequence GTGAACGCCACCGATCGCACCCCTGCCGACCTGCTGCGTTCCGCGCTCGCCGCGGATCCCTCGCGTCCCCTGGTGACCTTCTACGACGACGCCACGGGCGAGCGGGTCGAATTGTCCGTGGCCACCTTCGCCAACTGGGTGGCCAAGACCTCGAACCTCCTCCAGGACGGGATGTCGGTGGAACCCGGCGACCGGATCGCCCTGCTGCTGCCCGCGCACTGGCAGACGGCGGTGTGGCTGCTGGCGTGCGCCTCGGTGGGTGCGGTGGCGGACGTGGGCGGGGATCCGGGGCGCGCCGACCATGTGGTGGCCGGGCCCGGGCACTTCGAGGCGGGGCTCGCCTGCGGCGGGGACCGGTACGCGCTGTCCCTCGCGCCGCTCGGCCGACGGTTCGTGCCGTCGCCGCCGGAGGGGTACGCCGACTACGCCGTGGAGGTCCCGACGTACGGCGACCGTTTCGCGCCGTACGCACCCGTCGATCCCGAGGCGGCCGCGCTGGTGGTGGCGGGGGCCGAGTACAGCGGCGCGGAGGTGGTGGAGCGCGCCCGCGCCGAGGCGTCGGGCCTCGGCCTGACGGGCCCCGGCTCCCGACTCCTGTCGGCCCTCCCGTACGACACCTGGGAGGGCCTGAGCGCCGGCCTGTACGGCCCCCTGGCGAGCGACGGCTCGGTGGTCCTGTGCCGAAACCTGGACCAGGCGACCGAGGACACCCTCACCCGCAGAATCGACAGCGAACGCATCACAGCGACGGCCCGCTGA
- a CDS encoding LCP family protein — protein MDSSGRPLGPGVGASADGRGLARRRRRRWVRYGAGVAAVLVVGAGVAGWALYAKLDGNITADEAAAAELERYAGERPTSLVKDAQNILLIGSDSRAGEDNAKYGRDSGTERSDTVILLHLAAGRHSATAVSIPRDLMVDVPACLKPDGTRTEPMFAMFNYAFETGGSACTIRTVEQLTGVRIDHHMVVDFSGFKEMVDAVDGVQVCLTAPVVDKAAKLRLPAGRVTLDGEQALAYVRARKSLGNGSDTDRMDRQQRFLGALVNKVQSNDVLLNPAKLYPVLDAATSSLTTDPDLASLRGLYDLVRGLRDIPTEAVQFLTVPRESYVYNVNRDQLVEPEAEKLFERLRTDAPVVVSQELPMKTIPTESGDHGPYGVRALPPGVSPGISPTPPAPTFRGNTAAEDGCG, from the coding sequence ATCGACAGTTCGGGGCGGCCTCTCGGGCCCGGGGTGGGGGCCTCTGCCGACGGGCGTGGGCTGGCGCGGCGGCGTCGGCGGCGGTGGGTGCGGTACGGGGCCGGGGTGGCCGCGGTGCTCGTGGTGGGGGCCGGGGTCGCCGGGTGGGCGCTGTACGCGAAGCTCGACGGGAACATCACGGCCGACGAGGCCGCCGCCGCGGAGCTGGAGCGGTACGCCGGGGAGCGGCCGACCTCATTGGTGAAGGACGCGCAGAACATCCTGCTGATCGGGTCCGACTCGCGCGCGGGCGAGGACAACGCGAAGTACGGCCGGGACTCGGGCACCGAGCGGTCGGACACCGTGATCCTGCTGCACCTGGCCGCCGGGCGGCACAGCGCGACGGCCGTCTCCATACCCCGGGACCTGATGGTGGACGTGCCGGCCTGTCTGAAGCCGGACGGCACCCGCACCGAGCCCATGTTCGCGATGTTCAACTACGCCTTCGAGACCGGCGGTTCGGCCTGCACGATCCGTACGGTGGAGCAGCTCACCGGGGTGCGGATCGACCATCACATGGTGGTCGACTTCAGCGGCTTCAAGGAGATGGTGGACGCGGTCGACGGCGTCCAGGTGTGTCTGACGGCACCGGTCGTCGACAAGGCGGCGAAGCTGCGGCTGCCCGCGGGGCGGGTGACGCTCGACGGGGAGCAGGCGCTGGCGTACGTGCGGGCGCGCAAGTCGCTGGGCAACGGCAGCGACACCGACCGGATGGACCGGCAGCAGCGCTTCCTCGGGGCGCTCGTCAACAAGGTGCAGAGCAACGACGTCCTGCTGAACCCGGCGAAGCTCTACCCGGTGCTGGACGCGGCCACCTCCTCCCTCACCACGGACCCGGATCTGGCGAGCCTGCGCGGGCTCTACGACCTGGTGCGGGGCCTGCGCGACATTCCCACCGAAGCCGTGCAATTCCTGACCGTTCCGCGGGAGTCGTACGTCTACAACGTCAATCGCGACCAACTGGTGGAGCCCGAGGCGGAGAAACTCTTCGAGCGGCTGCGCACCGACGCACCCGTCGTGGTTTCTCAGGAACTTCCCATGAAAACAATCCCTACGGAGTCGGGCGACCACGGTCCGTACGGGGTCCGCGCGCTCCCACCCGGTGTTTCGCCCGGGATTTCGCCCACTCCCCCCGCCCCCACGTTCCGCGGGAACACCGCCGCCGAGGACGGCTGCGGGTAA
- a CDS encoding LCP family protein encodes MDAQGRGRADDIDPADQWVLNPRTGEYELRLTPSAPQSAVPGPRRVTSRAGAAGAPGAPAGGPPPGAARGRTAAPDRESDTDADDYDDAPGRVPAPRRRRGVPEEPPNRRGRRPVKRKSRAKKILLWTGGTMAFVLVGTAGAAYLYLQHLNDNITSVSDDGASTGGFSSDKAINILLIGTDKRTGSGNKGYGDANSVGHADTTILLHVSKDRTNATALSIPRDLIVDIPDCPTTQADGSTKVIKGTQGVRFNTSLGQEERTPSCTVRTVTELTGIQADNFMVADFNAVKTLTSAVGGVEVCLGKDIDDPDSHLKLSKGTHTIEGEEALAFVRTRHSVGFGGDLSRIEIQQQFLSALMRKLKSNDTLSSPTKMIKLAEAGTKALTVDSQLDSIDKLKDLGLELGKLNIKNLTFTTVPVVDNPAEKVKATVVLNESTAPTVFQMIKDDVSFTEVKQKAKASKDAAAAAAAARLKGTKSAASEVRVQVMNGGAPAGSAQETLNWLQIDEGVTKSENAGNAPKALSRTTLEYDPEQADQARRLAEIMGLPGTALKPGESVENAQGLPTMTLTLGKDFKGAGVPLTAATKVPDSVQKSTADKVQCAK; translated from the coding sequence GTGGACGCGCAAGGCCGTGGGCGGGCGGACGACATCGACCCCGCAGACCAGTGGGTGCTCAACCCGAGAACCGGCGAATACGAACTGCGACTGACTCCTTCCGCTCCGCAATCGGCGGTCCCCGGACCCCGTAGGGTCACCTCCCGCGCGGGAGCAGCGGGAGCACCGGGAGCACCGGCCGGCGGTCCGCCGCCGGGCGCGGCACGGGGCCGTACGGCGGCACCCGACCGGGAGTCGGACACGGACGCCGACGACTACGACGACGCACCGGGCCGGGTCCCGGCACCGCGCCGCCGCCGCGGTGTGCCGGAGGAGCCGCCGAACCGGCGCGGCCGCCGCCCGGTGAAGAGGAAGTCGCGGGCGAAGAAGATCCTGCTGTGGACCGGCGGGACGATGGCCTTCGTGCTGGTGGGCACGGCCGGCGCGGCCTACCTCTATCTCCAGCACCTCAACGACAACATCACGTCCGTCTCCGACGACGGCGCGAGCACCGGCGGCTTCAGCTCGGACAAGGCGATCAACATCCTGCTGATCGGCACCGACAAGCGCACGGGCTCCGGCAACAAGGGCTACGGCGACGCCAACAGCGTCGGCCACGCGGACACCACGATCCTGCTGCACGTCTCCAAGGACCGGACGAACGCGACCGCGCTGAGCATCCCGCGCGACCTGATCGTGGACATCCCGGACTGCCCGACCACGCAGGCGGACGGCAGCACCAAGGTGATCAAGGGCACCCAGGGTGTCCGGTTCAACACCAGCCTCGGCCAGGAGGAGCGCACACCGAGCTGCACCGTGCGCACGGTCACCGAGCTGACCGGGATCCAGGCCGACAATTTCATGGTGGCCGACTTCAACGCGGTCAAGACGCTGACCTCGGCGGTCGGCGGCGTGGAGGTCTGTCTGGGCAAGGACATCGACGACCCGGACTCCCATCTGAAGCTGTCCAAGGGCACGCACACCATCGAGGGCGAGGAGGCGCTGGCCTTCGTGCGCACCCGGCACTCGGTGGGCTTCGGCGGCGACCTGAGCCGTATCGAGATCCAGCAGCAGTTCCTCAGCGCGCTGATGCGCAAGCTGAAGTCGAACGACACGCTCTCCAGCCCCACCAAGATGATCAAGCTGGCGGAGGCGGGCACCAAGGCGCTCACCGTCGACTCCCAGCTGGACAGCATCGACAAGCTCAAGGACCTCGGTCTGGAGCTGGGCAAGCTCAACATCAAGAACCTGACCTTCACCACGGTGCCGGTGGTCGACAACCCGGCGGAGAAGGTCAAGGCCACCGTCGTCCTGAACGAGTCGACGGCACCCACCGTCTTCCAGATGATCAAGGACGATGTGTCCTTCACCGAGGTGAAGCAGAAGGCCAAGGCGTCCAAGGACGCGGCGGCGGCCGCGGCCGCGGCCCGGCTGAAGGGGACCAAGTCCGCCGCCTCGGAGGTCCGGGTGCAGGTGATGAACGGCGGCGCCCCGGCCGGCAGCGCGCAGGAGACCCTCAACTGGCTCCAGATCGACGAGGGCGTCACCAAGTCCGAGAACGCGGGCAACGCGCCCAAGGCGCTCAGCAGGACGACGCTGGAGTACGACCCCGAGCAGGCGGACCAGGCCCGCAGGCTGGCCGAGATCATGGGCCTGCCGGGGACCGCGCTGAAGCCGGGCGAGAGCGTCGAGAACGCGCAGGGCCTGCCGACGATGACCCTGACCCTGGGCAAGGACTTCAAGGGCGCCGGTGTGCCGCTGACGGCGGCGACGAAGGTGCCGGACTCGGTCCAGAAGTCCACGGCGGACAAGGTGCAGTGCGCCAAGTAG
- a CDS encoding LCP family protein: protein MAGRSGVRAEVPAVEDAETAFPAPRDGDASQSEHGGKGSGGGDQDGTGDGDSGGGGRRPADRRRRRRRALRWSASVLALVILGTAGAGYLYYRHLNANIKSADLNLGDAKDRAAQTRANSAGQTALNILLIGSDARDSTENQKLGGARDTFDGPPLADVQMLLHVSADRTNMSVVSMPRDTLLSIPKCTDPESGKVYGASDRAMTNESLGRGGPGCTVATWEKLTDIHIDHFMMIDFAGVVSMADAIGGVPVCVDANVHSHTSTGKGSGLKLEEGTTAVKGEQALQWLRTRYGFEDDTDLARAKAQHMYMNSMVRQLRSEAKLTKPNSLRKLAEAATKAITVDDGLGSITKMYDLATELQKVPTERITMTTMPNRYDTYDTGRVVPTEDADKLFRLVREDIALDGKDKKKPTASPAPTVTDVAADDGKIAVQVHNGTRTDTLAPAGGRATAVTELLQEKGLTGALADTSAATSEETTVIRYPSADLQADALRVATVLGIPADQVKKSTDVSGVTLFVGADWRSGDTYKAPEKKEEDDTTPESAQAMNGADESQCMHVDPAYSW from the coding sequence ATGGCGGGGAGAAGCGGGGTGCGCGCGGAGGTACCGGCGGTCGAGGACGCGGAGACGGCGTTCCCGGCACCGCGGGACGGCGACGCGTCGCAGAGCGAGCACGGCGGCAAGGGCAGCGGCGGCGGCGACCAGGACGGCACCGGCGACGGCGACAGCGGCGGGGGCGGCCGCCGTCCCGCGGACCGCAGACGCCGTCGTCGACGCGCGTTGCGCTGGTCGGCGTCCGTGCTGGCGCTGGTCATACTCGGGACGGCCGGCGCCGGATACCTCTACTACCGTCATCTCAACGCCAACATCAAGAGCGCCGACCTCAACCTCGGCGACGCCAAGGACCGCGCGGCGCAGACCCGGGCCAACTCGGCCGGGCAGACCGCGCTGAACATCCTGCTGATCGGCTCGGACGCCCGGGACTCCACCGAGAACCAGAAGCTCGGCGGCGCCCGGGACACCTTCGACGGGCCGCCGCTCGCCGACGTCCAGATGCTGCTGCACGTCTCCGCGGACCGCACCAACATGTCCGTGGTGAGCATGCCGCGCGACACCCTGCTCTCCATCCCCAAGTGCACCGACCCCGAGTCCGGGAAGGTGTACGGGGCGAGCGACCGTGCCATGACGAACGAGTCCCTGGGCCGCGGGGGCCCCGGCTGCACGGTCGCCACCTGGGAGAAGCTCACCGACATCCACATCGACCACTTCATGATGATCGACTTCGCCGGTGTGGTGTCGATGGCGGACGCCATCGGCGGCGTCCCGGTGTGCGTGGACGCCAACGTCCACTCGCACACCAGCACCGGCAAGGGCTCCGGTCTGAAGCTGGAGGAGGGCACCACCGCCGTCAAGGGCGAGCAGGCCCTCCAGTGGCTGCGCACCCGCTACGGCTTCGAGGACGACACCGACCTCGCGCGGGCCAAGGCCCAGCACATGTACATGAACTCGATGGTCCGTCAGCTCCGCTCGGAGGCGAAGCTGACCAAGCCGAACTCGCTGCGCAAGCTCGCCGAGGCGGCCACGAAGGCGATCACCGTGGACGACGGGCTGGGCAGCATCACCAAGATGTACGACCTGGCCACCGAGCTGCAGAAGGTGCCCACCGAGCGCATCACCATGACGACGATGCCCAACCGGTACGACACCTACGACACCGGCCGGGTGGTGCCCACCGAGGACGCCGACAAGCTGTTCCGGCTGGTGCGCGAGGACATCGCGCTGGACGGCAAGGACAAGAAGAAGCCCACCGCGAGCCCCGCGCCGACGGTCACCGACGTGGCCGCGGACGACGGGAAGATCGCCGTGCAGGTCCACAACGGCACCCGTACCGACACCCTCGCCCCGGCCGGCGGCCGCGCGACGGCGGTCACCGAGCTGCTCCAGGAGAAGGGGCTCACGGGGGCCCTCGCGGACACCTCCGCGGCCACCTCCGAGGAGACCACGGTGATCCGCTACCCGAGCGCCGACCTCCAGGCCGACGCGCTGCGGGTCGCCACCGTCCTCGGCATCCCGGCGGACCAGGTGAAGAAGTCCACCGACGTCTCCGGCGTCACCCTCTTCGTGGGCGCCGACTGGCGCTCCGGCGACACGTACAAGGCGCCGGAGAAGAAGGAGGAGGACGACACCACGCCCGAGTCGGCGCAGGCGATGAACGGCGCCGACGAGAGCCAGTGCATGCACGTGGACCCGGCCTACAGCTGGTAG
- a CDS encoding glycosyltransferase family 2 protein yields the protein MNAKSDVQLPAVSVIMPVLNEERHLRGAVQAILAQEYAGEMEVVIALGPSTDRTDEIAAQLVAETASSENKRVHTVPNPTGRTPAALNAAIKASRHPVVVRVDGHGMLSPDYITTAVRLLEETGAQNVGGIMHAEGENDWEHAVAAAMTSKIGVGNAAFHTGGQAGPAETVYLGVFRRAALEQQGGYNEEFIRAQDWELNFRIREAGGLIWFSPELKVSYRPRPSVKALAKQYKDYGRWRHVVARYHEGSINLRYLAPPTAVCLIAAGIVVGAALTPLGFVVPGGYLAAIAAGSVPAGKGLPLKARLQIPVALATMHMSWGFGFLTSPRSLARKVIASRRPAVLGSSENAL from the coding sequence ATGAACGCCAAGTCCGACGTGCAGCTCCCCGCCGTGTCCGTCATCATGCCCGTCCTCAACGAGGAGCGGCATCTGCGCGGAGCCGTCCAAGCGATCCTCGCGCAGGAGTACGCCGGCGAGATGGAGGTCGTGATCGCCCTCGGTCCGTCCACGGACCGTACGGACGAGATCGCGGCCCAGCTCGTCGCCGAGACCGCGTCGAGCGAGAACAAGCGTGTGCACACGGTCCCCAATCCGACCGGCCGCACCCCCGCCGCCCTCAACGCCGCGATCAAGGCGTCCCGCCATCCGGTCGTCGTCCGCGTCGACGGGCACGGGATGCTCTCGCCCGACTACATCACCACCGCCGTACGGCTCCTGGAGGAGACCGGCGCGCAGAACGTCGGCGGCATCATGCACGCCGAGGGTGAGAACGACTGGGAGCACGCGGTGGCCGCCGCGATGACCTCGAAGATCGGGGTCGGCAACGCCGCCTTCCACACCGGCGGCCAGGCCGGGCCCGCCGAGACGGTCTACCTCGGGGTGTTCCGGCGCGCGGCGCTGGAGCAGCAGGGCGGCTACAACGAGGAGTTCATCCGTGCCCAGGACTGGGAGCTGAACTTCCGGATCCGCGAGGCCGGCGGGCTGATCTGGTTCTCGCCCGAGCTGAAGGTGTCGTACCGGCCGCGGCCCAGCGTGAAGGCGCTCGCCAAGCAGTACAAGGACTACGGGCGCTGGCGGCACGTCGTCGCCCGCTACCACGAGGGCTCGATCAACCTGCGCTACCTGGCGCCGCCCACCGCGGTGTGCCTGATAGCGGCCGGGATCGTGGTGGGCGCGGCGCTCACCCCGCTCGGTTTCGTCGTCCCCGGCGGCTATCTCGCGGCGATCGCCGCCGGGTCGGTGCCGGCCGGCAAGGGGCTGCCGCTCAAGGCGCGGCTCCAGATCCCCGTCGCGCTGGCCACCATGCACATGTCGTGGGGGTTCGGCTTCCTCACCAGCCCCAGGTCGCTGGCGCGGAAGGTCATCGCCTCGCGGCGCCCGGCGGTCCTCGGCTCCTCCGAGAACGCCCTCTGA
- a CDS encoding LCP family protein, whose translation MPATPPPRSRRRPPRPPVRPVRRRRPRWAMRAATTLSVVVLASAGIGHSVVTSLDADIARVDPFKDMKNRPRAGHGMNVLLVGTDGRDKIDDTERRRFRLGGAPCNCTDTIMIVHISEDRERASVVSLPRDSYAETPPHTDQVTGKEHRGHPIKLNAAYAEGGPQLTVRTVESMTHVKIDHYLEVDFASFMKTVDVVGGVKICTAQPLKDTYTGLDLAPGTHTLRGGAALQYVRSRHADASSDLGRMKRQQRFLASLVAQATSSGILLNPLKFRDVTRAVLGSVRADRGFGTDELLDLGRAMRTFSPSSSEFTTVPIGRMGFMVDGIGSTLKWDPEKSERLFRALRDDKPLASAPRERSAPVVRVAVPPQQINVQVENGTSVKGLGQRVDTALAATGFRTTRRPVDAADRTVRRTVVAYDPRWDRSARSLAAALPGAELKAVPGLGPTLKVIAGTEFHEVRPVRGPEPVGKESEVVRGNEVGCP comes from the coding sequence ATGCCCGCCACACCGCCGCCCCGGTCCCGGCGCCGTCCGCCGCGCCCCCCGGTGCGCCCCGTCCGCAGACGCCGGCCCCGCTGGGCCATGCGGGCGGCGACCACGCTGTCCGTCGTCGTCCTCGCCTCGGCCGGCATCGGCCACTCGGTGGTCACCAGCCTCGACGCGGACATCGCCCGGGTGGACCCCTTCAAGGACATGAAGAACCGTCCGCGCGCGGGTCACGGCATGAACGTGCTGCTGGTCGGCACCGACGGCCGCGACAAGATCGACGACACGGAGCGGCGCCGCTTCCGGCTCGGCGGGGCGCCCTGCAACTGCACCGACACGATCATGATCGTGCACATCTCGGAGGACCGGGAGCGGGCGAGCGTGGTCAGCCTGCCGCGCGACTCCTACGCCGAGACGCCCCCGCACACCGACCAGGTCACCGGCAAGGAGCACCGCGGTCACCCGATCAAGCTGAACGCCGCCTACGCGGAGGGCGGCCCGCAGCTCACCGTGCGCACCGTGGAGAGCATGACGCACGTGAAGATCGACCACTATCTGGAGGTCGACTTCGCGAGCTTCATGAAGACGGTGGACGTCGTCGGCGGCGTGAAGATCTGCACCGCCCAGCCGCTGAAGGACACGTACACGGGCCTCGACCTGGCGCCCGGCACCCACACCCTGCGGGGCGGGGCGGCGCTCCAGTACGTGCGCTCCCGGCACGCCGACGCCTCCTCGGACCTGGGCCGGATGAAGCGCCAGCAGCGCTTCCTGGCGTCGCTGGTGGCGCAGGCCACCTCGTCCGGGATCCTGCTGAACCCGCTGAAGTTCCGGGACGTGACCCGGGCGGTGCTGGGCTCGGTGCGGGCCGACCGCGGCTTCGGCACGGACGAGCTGCTGGACCTGGGGCGGGCGATGCGGACGTTCTCGCCGTCGTCCTCCGAGTTCACGACCGTGCCCATCGGCCGGATGGGCTTCATGGTCGACGGCATCGGCTCGACGCTGAAGTGGGACCCCGAGAAGTCGGAACGGCTCTTCCGGGCCCTGCGCGACGACAAGCCGCTGGCGTCGGCGCCGCGGGAGCGCAGCGCGCCGGTGGTGCGGGTGGCCGTGCCCCCGCAGCAGATCAACGTGCAGGTGGAGAACGGCACCTCGGTGAAGGGGCTCGGACAGCGCGTCGACACCGCCCTGGCGGCGACGGGCTTCCGCACCACCCGCCGCCCCGTCGACGCCGCCGACCGGACCGTACGGCGCACGGTCGTCGCCTACGACCCCCGCTGGGACCGCTCGGCGCGCTCCCTGGCCGCCGCGCTGCCCGGCGCCGAACTGAAGGCCGTCCCCGGACTCGGCCCCACGCTGAAGGTGATCGCCGGCACGGAGTTCCACGAGGTCCGCCCGGTGCGCGGCCCGGAGCCGGTGGGCAAGGAGTCCGAGGTGGTGCGCGGCAACGAGGTGGGCTGTCCCTAG
- a CDS encoding four-helix bundle copper-binding protein, with the protein MTQSGSMTTMTQEMQDAVQACMACHGVCEETMSACMNMGGQAQMQIMRALMDCSETTRMCADMMMRRSPLAAEMCAMCATACDMCAEACMSMPDDPQMMRCADSCRRCAEMCRAMAGATM; encoded by the coding sequence ATGACCCAGTCCGGATCCATGACGACCATGACCCAGGAGATGCAGGACGCCGTCCAGGCGTGCATGGCGTGCCACGGCGTGTGCGAGGAGACCATGAGCGCCTGCATGAACATGGGCGGCCAGGCCCAGATGCAGATCATGCGCGCGCTCATGGACTGCTCCGAGACGACCCGGATGTGCGCCGACATGATGATGCGGCGCTCGCCGCTCGCCGCCGAGATGTGCGCGATGTGCGCCACGGCCTGTGACATGTGCGCCGAGGCGTGTATGTCCATGCCGGACGATCCCCAGATGATGCGCTGCGCCGACTCCTGTCGCCGCTGCGCCGAGATGTGCCGCGCGATGGCGGGCGCCACGATGTGA
- a CDS encoding HAD-IA family hydrolase yields the protein MADTPGAGPASPAGPLSPAGPLSSTRPPFDAVLCDVDNVIRHFDSAHLEALERAAGLAEGTTKKVAFSPEVDGPLLLGRITEQEWVAAIAEGLAGLVDDETGWALGTALLESPFHADEAVVTLLRRARVRVPVVLVSNATLGLERDLDALGLSELADHVVSSARVQLAKPDPRILHLAAAKAGVRPERCLFVDDTEENVAAAAALGMRAVHFREAADLERELAPLLG from the coding sequence GTGGCTGACACCCCTGGCGCCGGACCGGCGTCCCCCGCCGGACCGCTGTCCCCCGCCGGACCGCTGTCCTCCACCAGGCCGCCGTTCGACGCCGTCCTGTGCGACGTCGACAACGTGATACGGCACTTCGACTCCGCCCATCTGGAGGCGCTGGAGCGCGCCGCGGGCCTCGCGGAGGGCACCACCAAGAAGGTGGCGTTCTCCCCGGAGGTCGACGGACCGCTCCTGCTGGGCCGGATCACCGAGCAGGAGTGGGTGGCGGCCATCGCCGAGGGCCTCGCCGGACTCGTGGACGACGAGACGGGCTGGGCCCTGGGCACCGCCCTGCTGGAGTCGCCCTTCCACGCCGACGAGGCCGTGGTGACCCTGCTGCGCCGGGCCCGGGTCCGGGTGCCGGTGGTCCTCGTCTCCAACGCCACCCTCGGCCTGGAGCGCGACCTCGACGCCCTCGGCCTGTCCGAACTCGCCGACCACGTCGTCAGCAGCGCCCGCGTCCAGCTCGCCAAGCCCGACCCGCGCATCCTGCACCTCGCGGCGGCCAAGGCGGGCGTACGGCCCGAGCGGTGCCTGTTCGTGGACGACACCGAGGAGAACGTGGCGGCGGCCGCCGCGCTCGGCATGCGGGCCGTCCACTTTCGCGAAGCGGCCGACCTGGAGCGGGAGTTGGCGCCACTGCTCGGCTGA
- a CDS encoding LCP family protein, translating into MNDWPEGWSDSDRGSRYGNGSAAAQPESARVMRQVRRGPAAPPHGAGVPQQPSYVNGQGYGDYTDARQTGYDSGYNTGQVYGGPGGPGGPGPEDPYGSAPRPAPNWRRRIKWTAITVVSVLVVTTVGTYFWADGKLKREVDLSKVIDRPEAGEGTNFLIVGSDSREGMSAEDKKKLHTGSAEGKRTDSMMILHTGSNGDTLISLPRDSDVEIPSFVGSESGKTYKGTGRHTKLNAAYAEDGPELLVRTVEFNTGLRIDHYVEIGFAGFANIVDAVGGVEMDIPQDIKDTKSGADFKKGKQTLDGQEALAFVRTRYALAGSDLDRTKNQQKFLAALANQVATPGTVLNPFKLYPTMSAGLDTLIVDKDMGLYDLGSMFFAMKGVNSGDGKSMNMPISGSSGGNLVWDKAKVKQLVSQLKNDEKVTVSGG; encoded by the coding sequence ATGAACGATTGGCCCGAGGGATGGTCCGACAGCGACCGCGGCTCCCGGTACGGAAACGGCAGCGCCGCCGCACAGCCCGAGAGCGCGCGCGTCATGCGGCAGGTCCGGCGCGGCCCCGCCGCCCCGCCGCACGGCGCCGGCGTTCCCCAGCAGCCGTCGTACGTCAACGGCCAGGGGTACGGCGACTACACCGACGCCCGGCAGACCGGCTACGACAGCGGCTACAACACGGGCCAGGTCTACGGCGGTCCCGGCGGTCCGGGCGGCCCCGGCCCGGAGGACCCCTACGGCTCCGCCCCGCGGCCCGCGCCGAACTGGCGGCGGCGCATCAAGTGGACCGCGATCACCGTCGTGAGCGTGCTGGTCGTCACGACCGTGGGCACCTACTTCTGGGCCGACGGCAAGCTCAAGCGCGAGGTCGACCTCTCCAAGGTCATCGACCGTCCCGAGGCGGGCGAGGGCACCAACTTCCTGATCGTCGGTTCCGACAGCCGTGAGGGCATGTCCGCCGAGGACAAGAAGAAGCTGCACACCGGCTCCGCCGAGGGCAAGCGCACCGACTCGATGATGATCCTGCACACCGGGTCCAACGGCGACACCCTCATCTCGCTGCCCCGCGACTCGGACGTGGAGATACCGTCCTTCGTCGGCTCCGAGTCCGGCAAGACGTACAAGGGCACCGGCCGGCACACCAAGCTGAACGCCGCCTACGCCGAGGACGGCCCCGAACTCCTCGTGCGCACCGTCGAGTTCAACACCGGCCTGCGCATCGACCACTACGTCGAGATCGGCTTCGCCGGCTTCGCGAACATCGTGGACGCCGTCGGCGGCGTCGAGATGGACATCCCGCAGGACATCAAGGACACCAAGTCCGGCGCCGACTTCAAGAAGGGCAAGCAGACCCTGGACGGCCAGGAGGCCCTCGCCTTCGTCCGCACCCGGTACGCGCTCGCCGGCTCCGACCTGGACCGCACCAAGAACCAGCAGAAGTTCCTCGCCGCCCTCGCCAACCAGGTGGCCACCCCGGGCACGGTCCTCAACCCGTTCAAGCTCTACCCGACCATGAGCGCGGGCCTGGACACCCTGATCGTCGACAAGGACATGGGCCTGTACGACCTGGGCTCGATGTTCTTCGCGATGAAGGGCGTCAACAGCGGCGACGGCAAGTCGATGAACATGCCGATCTCCGGTTCCAGCGGCGGCAACCTCGTCTGGGACAAGGCCAAGGTGAAACAGCTCGTCAGCCAGCTCAAGAACGACGAGAAGGTGACGGTCTCGGGTGGCTGA